Proteins encoded in a region of the Isosphaeraceae bacterium EP7 genome:
- a CDS encoding AAA family ATPase, whose translation MSRTKSGAGAPGSDTPAANGQDDSLSTVLRRHAEEQFAEELEALARGDTRPRPPRWKLSPWAVSTYLLGGTLDDGFKVTPKYIGNRRLMEVAVATLATDRALLLLGVPGTAKSWVSEHIAAAIAGDSTLLVQGTAGTSEEAIRYGWNYALLLAEGPSMKALVPSPMMRAMKEGKIARVEELTRIPADVQDSLITILSEKTLPVPELNSEVQGSKGFNLIATANNRDKGVNELSSALKRRFNTVVLPTPETADEEVEIVRLRVESLGRALAFPAEPPGLQELLRVVTIFRELREGQTADGKVKVKQPSGTMSTAEAISVMNQGLALAAHFGDGVMRSADLASGLVGAVVKDPVQDRVVWLEYLETVVKERDGWKDLYRACREVV comes from the coding sequence ATGAGCCGGACCAAGAGCGGTGCGGGCGCCCCCGGGTCCGATACCCCGGCTGCGAACGGGCAGGACGACTCGTTGTCGACTGTTCTGCGCCGCCATGCCGAGGAGCAGTTCGCCGAGGAACTGGAGGCGCTCGCCAGGGGCGACACCCGGCCGCGCCCGCCGCGATGGAAGCTCTCGCCCTGGGCCGTCTCGACCTATCTGCTCGGCGGGACTCTGGACGACGGCTTCAAGGTCACGCCCAAATACATCGGCAATCGTCGCCTGATGGAGGTCGCCGTCGCCACCCTCGCGACCGATCGCGCCCTGCTGCTCCTCGGCGTGCCAGGCACGGCCAAGAGCTGGGTCTCCGAGCACATCGCGGCGGCTATCGCGGGCGACTCGACCCTGCTGGTGCAGGGGACGGCCGGGACGAGCGAGGAGGCGATCCGCTACGGCTGGAATTACGCCCTCCTGCTCGCCGAAGGCCCGTCCATGAAGGCCCTCGTCCCGAGCCCGATGATGAGAGCCATGAAAGAAGGGAAGATCGCCCGCGTCGAGGAGCTGACGCGCATTCCGGCGGACGTCCAAGACTCTTTGATCACGATCCTCTCCGAGAAGACGCTGCCCGTCCCCGAGCTGAATTCCGAGGTCCAGGGATCGAAGGGCTTCAACCTGATCGCCACGGCGAACAATCGCGACAAGGGGGTCAATGAGCTGTCGAGCGCCCTGAAGCGGCGGTTCAATACGGTTGTGCTTCCCACACCAGAGACGGCCGACGAGGAGGTGGAGATCGTCCGACTCCGTGTCGAGTCGCTCGGCCGAGCGCTGGCGTTCCCGGCCGAGCCGCCGGGACTTCAGGAGCTCCTCCGCGTCGTCACGATCTTCCGCGAGCTGCGGGAGGGACAGACGGCCGACGGCAAGGTGAAGGTCAAGCAGCCGAGCGGCACGATGAGCACGGCCGAGGCAATCTCCGTCATGAATCAGGGGCTCGCCTTGGCCGCCCACTTCGGCGACGGAGTCATGCGATCGGCCGACCTCGCCTCGGGCCTCGTCGGCGCGGTCGTCAAGGATCCCGTGCAGGATCGCGTCGTCTGGCTCGAATACCTGGAGACGGTCGTGAAGGAGCGGGACGGCTGGAAGGACTTGTACAGGGCGTGCCGTGAGGTCGTCTGA
- a CDS encoding DUF5691 domain-containing protein: protein MTSNWDEATVLALAPDPASAKAGQGLASARKWASLGAGDGLIWGECHGSGANPYQTKVDLDGPAFSCSCPSRKFPCKHGLGLSLIWASEPASFTRGAPPAWVISWKENREKKAEQAKSKSERGPAPADLAARAKRDAARNAKVAAGLDDLSLWIADLVRQGFASLGAKSGNLWEDRARRMIDAQAPGVARRLRQVDAMSMAGEGWQANLLDHLSRIHLLVEGFRRLAELPTEVAEDVRAAIGYTADLDVIRAGFGVRDRWQVIGRAVSIEDQLTILRTWMIGRDTGRPALVLDFSAGGRPLDLSLPPGVLIDAELAFFPGSAPLRALVKERHATPTPFEALSAGATIASAFAAYGVALAQNPWLELYPIILDDVVLQEVDGTWSARDISGAVVPLSKRFQGGWDLLALEGGGPLTICGEFDGTTLDPLGARAGGRFLPLVTPETSPSPSSASSTPVPLPLMDEATASALLGIDRRPPPLPSADDPIGRALPGLDAKDLPSRLLSIAVASSLYGRVGRKPAIDPSSPPDVCPTDDQPACQPAAAARLRRMLGGDHPECLPDWIERLAASGRRLNDDAIVGVLSWCENHEVAPKSLREILGVRGGWLAAKRPRWRKHARSDEAADPTITWETGALHERMAVLRGLRASDPGRARELVASTFTADAADRRAAFVGEFARGLSMEDEPFLEAALDDRSKEVRRQAAEHLRSLPESRLCLRMIDRARVALDWKRAMLGLGRGTLVVAPPTSCDKATIRDGVEPKPPAYLKLGERGWWLHEIVSSVPTKAIAAILEHGPAQVVEANRGGEWEVVLRTAWATSAIRQRDAEWAEALLEAGPGKPSDLGGHSQDQGLLAVLPPDRRDAFLLRRLRAEPGPLRPSHPAFGLVGSLNGPVGVPVAREILGRVRPIVGEQRVRFADPARMATLQKWSGREYDPQYHDHPTIALIHALAEVLPFELADEAAGGVGDEEGPRGAYAAAYATMIDRLRFRRDMHREFDS from the coding sequence GTGACGTCCAACTGGGACGAGGCAACGGTTTTGGCGCTGGCGCCTGACCCAGCATCGGCCAAGGCGGGGCAGGGCCTGGCCTCCGCGAGGAAATGGGCGAGCCTCGGGGCGGGCGACGGCCTGATCTGGGGCGAGTGCCATGGCAGCGGCGCGAACCCTTATCAGACTAAGGTCGACCTGGACGGTCCGGCATTCTCCTGCTCCTGCCCGAGCCGCAAATTCCCGTGCAAGCACGGCCTCGGGCTGTCACTAATCTGGGCATCCGAGCCGGCCTCGTTCACCCGGGGGGCGCCCCCTGCATGGGTCATCTCCTGGAAGGAGAACCGCGAGAAGAAGGCCGAGCAGGCGAAGTCGAAGTCGGAGCGTGGGCCGGCTCCCGCCGACCTCGCCGCCAGGGCGAAGCGCGACGCGGCCCGCAACGCCAAGGTCGCAGCCGGGCTCGACGACCTCTCACTCTGGATCGCGGACCTCGTTCGTCAGGGGTTCGCCTCGCTCGGCGCGAAGTCCGGGAATCTCTGGGAGGACCGGGCCCGTCGGATGATCGACGCCCAGGCGCCCGGCGTGGCAAGGAGGCTCAGACAGGTCGACGCGATGTCCATGGCCGGCGAGGGCTGGCAGGCCAATCTTCTCGACCATCTGTCGCGAATCCACCTCCTCGTCGAGGGGTTCCGGAGGCTGGCCGAGCTACCAACCGAGGTCGCCGAGGACGTTCGCGCCGCGATCGGGTACACCGCCGACCTTGACGTGATCCGCGCCGGGTTCGGGGTCCGAGATCGCTGGCAGGTCATCGGCCGGGCCGTCTCGATCGAAGATCAGTTGACGATCCTACGTACGTGGATGATTGGTCGCGACACGGGCCGCCCTGCGCTGGTTCTCGACTTCTCCGCCGGCGGAAGGCCGCTTGACCTGAGCCTTCCGCCCGGAGTCCTGATCGACGCAGAACTCGCCTTTTTCCCGGGCTCGGCTCCGCTCCGGGCCCTGGTGAAAGAACGCCACGCAACGCCGACGCCCTTCGAAGCTCTCTCCGCCGGGGCGACGATCGCCTCGGCCTTCGCGGCCTACGGTGTTGCACTGGCGCAGAACCCCTGGCTGGAGCTTTATCCGATCATCCTCGACGATGTCGTGCTCCAAGAGGTCGACGGGACGTGGTCGGCGCGAGATATCTCGGGAGCGGTCGTCCCCCTCTCGAAGCGATTCCAGGGGGGCTGGGACCTGCTGGCCCTCGAAGGCGGCGGGCCGCTGACGATCTGTGGCGAGTTCGACGGCACAACGCTCGATCCCCTGGGCGCCCGGGCGGGCGGAAGGTTCTTGCCTCTGGTCACTCCGGAGACGTCCCCATCGCCGTCCTCGGCGAGCTCGACGCCGGTTCCCCTCCCGCTGATGGACGAGGCGACAGCTTCGGCGCTGCTGGGGATCGATCGACGGCCGCCCCCATTGCCCTCGGCCGACGACCCGATCGGTCGGGCACTCCCAGGGCTGGACGCGAAGGATCTTCCCTCTCGCCTTCTATCCATCGCGGTGGCTTCGAGCCTCTACGGCCGCGTCGGCCGCAAGCCCGCGATCGACCCGTCATCCCCGCCCGACGTCTGCCCGACCGATGACCAGCCTGCGTGCCAGCCGGCAGCTGCCGCAAGGCTGCGGAGGATGTTAGGGGGTGATCACCCGGAATGTCTGCCCGACTGGATCGAGCGACTGGCGGCCTCGGGCAGGAGGCTGAACGACGACGCGATCGTGGGGGTGCTCTCCTGGTGCGAGAATCACGAGGTCGCCCCGAAGTCGTTGAGAGAAATCCTGGGCGTCCGGGGCGGCTGGCTCGCGGCGAAGCGTCCCAGGTGGAGGAAGCACGCGCGGAGCGACGAGGCCGCCGACCCGACGATCACCTGGGAGACCGGCGCATTGCACGAGCGGATGGCCGTCCTTAGGGGCCTGCGTGCCAGCGACCCCGGACGCGCCCGCGAACTCGTCGCCTCGACCTTCACGGCGGATGCAGCCGACCGCCGCGCCGCGTTCGTCGGAGAGTTCGCGCGCGGCCTGTCGATGGAGGACGAGCCGTTCCTCGAGGCCGCGCTCGACGACCGGAGCAAGGAGGTCCGTCGCCAGGCCGCCGAACATTTGCGGAGCCTACCGGAGTCGAGGCTCTGCCTCCGCATGATTGATCGTGCCCGAGTCGCATTGGACTGGAAACGCGCGATGCTCGGGCTGGGACGCGGGACCCTCGTCGTCGCCCCCCCGACATCCTGCGACAAGGCGACGATCCGCGATGGCGTGGAGCCGAAGCCGCCGGCCTATCTCAAGCTTGGCGAGCGGGGCTGGTGGCTGCACGAGATCGTGTCAAGCGTCCCGACGAAGGCGATCGCCGCGATCCTGGAGCACGGGCCAGCGCAGGTCGTCGAGGCGAACCGCGGCGGGGAATGGGAGGTAGTCCTGCGGACGGCCTGGGCGACCTCGGCGATCCGCCAGCGCGACGCGGAGTGGGCCGAGGCGCTGCTGGAGGCCGGTCCCGGCAAGCCCTCGGACCTCGGCGGGCACTCGCAAGACCAGGGACTCCTCGCGGTCCTGCCGCCCGATCGTCGGGATGCGTTCCTGTTACGCCGCCTCCGGGCCGAGCCCGGTCCCCTCCGCCCTTCACACCCGGCCTTCGGCCTAGTCGGTTCGCTCAACGGCCCGGTCGGAGTGCCGGTCGCCCGCGAGATCCTCGGGCGAGTGCGGCCGATCGTCGGCGAGCAGCGCGTACGGTTCGCCGATCCCGCTCGCATGGCGACGCTGCAGAAATGGTCGGGCCGGGAGTACGATCCGCAGTATCACGACCATCCGACGATCGCGTTGATCCATGCCCTGGCCGAGGTCCTCCCGTTCGAGCTCGCCGACGAGGCCGCCGGTGGGGTGGGCGACGAAGAAGGCCCGCGTGGCGCATACGCCGCCGCCTATGCGACGATGATCGACCGACTCCGATTCCGCCGCGACATGCACAGGGAGTTCGACTCATGA
- a CDS encoding winged helix-turn-helix domain-containing protein yields the protein MPSTRSPSELEARRRLAVTRVNEGWKQKDVAAFLGVSLKAVGKWMAAYRAAGEDGLKGKPHPGPAPKLSRRQERSVLSWLAVSPEAFGDKTQLWTTRRLAEVIAQRYGVRFNSNCLAEWLSRRGHSPQKPVTTAVERDNPAIARWAAEDWPRIKKKPGTSGPTSS from the coding sequence ATGCCAAGCACCCGATCTCCGTCCGAGCTCGAGGCCCGACGCCGCCTGGCGGTGACGCGGGTCAATGAGGGCTGGAAGCAGAAGGATGTCGCCGCGTTCCTGGGCGTCTCGCTCAAGGCCGTCGGCAAGTGGATGGCCGCCTATCGCGCCGCCGGCGAGGACGGTCTCAAGGGCAAGCCGCACCCGGGGCCCGCTCCGAAGCTGTCGCGCAGGCAGGAGCGGTCGGTCTTGTCCTGGCTGGCCGTCAGCCCCGAGGCCTTCGGCGACAAGACCCAGCTCTGGACCACCCGCAGGCTGGCCGAGGTGATCGCCCAGCGGTACGGCGTCCGCTTCAACTCCAACTGCCTGGCCGAGTGGCTCAGCCGCCGCGGCCACTCGCCGCAGAAGCCCGTGACCACGGCGGTGGAGCGCGACAACCCGGCCATCGCCCGCTGGGCCGCCGAGGACTGGCCGCGGATCAAAAAAAAGCCCGGGACGAGCGGGCCCACGTCGTCCTGA
- a CDS encoding transposase, translated as MDESGFFLNPTLRRTWAPRGRTPVLTGFGRHRDKVSTIAAISVAPRRRRVGLYWRTDPAHYIDGAAVVAFLRDLLRHLRGAVVVIWDGGSNHKGPLMRGLLSEFPRLHLERLPGYAPDLNPVERIWGYLKHGLLANFVPRDVGHLDRVVRAHLAELRGHPARIRALWAGSKLPYPDKNLAT; from the coding sequence ATCGACGAGAGCGGGTTCTTCCTCAACCCGACGCTACGTCGGACCTGGGCGCCGAGGGGCCGGACACCGGTGCTGACGGGGTTCGGCCGGCACCGCGACAAGGTCTCGACGATTGCGGCGATCTCCGTCGCCCCGCGGCGACGCCGTGTCGGCCTCTACTGGCGGACCGACCCGGCGCATTACATCGACGGGGCGGCGGTCGTGGCATTCCTGCGCGATCTGCTGCGGCACCTGCGCGGCGCGGTCGTGGTGATCTGGGACGGCGGCAGCAACCACAAGGGGCCATTGATGCGGGGTCTCCTGTCGGAGTTCCCCCGGCTGCACCTGGAGCGGCTGCCGGGGTACGCCCCGGACCTCAACCCGGTGGAGAGGATCTGGGGCTACCTGAAGCACGGCCTGCTGGCGAACTTCGTGCCCCGCGACGTGGGCCACCTCGACCGGGTCGTCCGCGCTCACCTGGCCGAACTCCGCGGCCATCCGGCACGGATCCGGGCCCTCTGGGCGGGGTCAAAGCTGCCCTACCCCGACAAGAACCTGGCAACCTGA
- a CDS encoding IS5 family transposase: protein MARKRIICIRQPELADEEWALLAPHLPEPRASARAGPRPVPNRPVVEGILWILRNGARWRAMPEGFPAPATDLRVRGRRHLGRRPAGLPRRARRPDAAAMGRVLRRWVLRPGEEGGGGVGPTKKGKGTKWMLVVDGDGVPLACHLDSARPSEVERTLDNVSIKRRRDGTTPRPRLLILDRAYESDPLRDRLAARGIEMVCPHRRNRRRPATQRAGRLRRYYRRRWRVERTFAWLGNFRRLLVRHERTPRMYRAFFHLACMLITMRPL from the coding sequence ATGGCCCGCAAACGCATCATCTGCATCCGCCAGCCCGAGCTGGCCGACGAGGAATGGGCCCTGCTCGCACCCCACCTCCCCGAGCCCCGGGCCTCGGCCAGGGCCGGTCCCAGGCCGGTCCCCAACCGCCCGGTCGTCGAGGGCATCCTCTGGATCCTCCGCAACGGCGCCCGATGGAGGGCGATGCCCGAGGGCTTCCCGGCGCCGGCGACGGATCTCCGCGTGCGAGGCCGACGGCACCTGGGTCGCCGCCCGGCGGGCCTTCCTCGGCGCGCTCGACGACCGGATGCGGCTGCGATGGGACGAGTGCTGCGCCGATGGGTCCTTCGCCCCGGCGAAGAAGGGGGCGGCGGCGTCGGTCCCACCAAGAAGGGCAAGGGGACCAAGTGGATGCTCGTCGTCGACGGCGACGGCGTCCCGCTGGCCTGCCACCTCGACTCGGCCCGCCCATCGGAGGTGGAGCGGACGCTCGACAACGTGAGCATCAAGCGCCGGCGGGATGGGACGACGCCACGCCCGAGGCTGCTGATCCTGGACCGGGCCTACGAGAGCGACCCGCTGCGGGACCGGCTGGCCGCGCGGGGGATCGAGATGGTCTGCCCGCACCGCAGGAACCGCAGGAGGCCGGCGACTCAGCGGGCGGGCCGGCTGCGTCGTTACTACAGGCGGCGGTGGCGGGTGGAGCGGACGTTCGCCTGGCTGGGCAACTTCCGCCGGCTGCTGGTCCGGCACGAGCGGACGCCGCGGATGTACCGGGCGTTCTTTCACCTGGCCTGCATGCTGATCACGATGCGACCGTTATGA
- a CDS encoding SGNH/GDSL hydrolase family protein, whose product MISWEMAPRIALNPAHGNAPALPNTSAYASPAGGYQVLLDASKTQALKANSTFTWTISESGQAVASVRGKKPSVTLPEGQYSVQLTVNGVRGASGPVVAEQDIVIKNVLIVSIGDSYASGEGNPVVNGLYFLRSPEWAYSPDPAMNLQNAKAHRSTLSAPAQFALALEKSDPHTSVTFISVADSGATIDEGLLAPMASVVDPAYTLPGQIAQARQIVGSQPIDVLTISIGGNDIGFSTRIEDLASNTLNETTPLSEIQSQVSTDLATLPQKYESLGQAIQGLDPDKVLITQYPDLTRNQRGQFAPIRFAGIEAISKANVQFAYQNILLPLNQSIATAAAANGWTAVGDPNESFRTHGYSSTDSWFRSVGESLRYESARIGAFHPNVKGHQAIANQLLSVYSQTIVSAKN is encoded by the coding sequence GTGATTTCCTGGGAGATGGCCCCACGAATTGCTCTCAACCCGGCACATGGCAATGCTCCCGCCCTCCCCAATACCTCGGCCTACGCGAGCCCTGCCGGCGGGTATCAGGTCCTGCTCGACGCCTCAAAGACCCAAGCGTTGAAGGCGAACTCGACCTTCACTTGGACGATCAGCGAGTCGGGCCAGGCCGTCGCCAGCGTTCGAGGGAAGAAACCAAGCGTGACCCTGCCCGAAGGCCAATACTCCGTCCAGCTCACCGTGAATGGCGTGCGAGGGGCTTCCGGCCCCGTGGTTGCCGAGCAGGACATCGTGATCAAAAATGTCCTGATCGTTTCGATCGGCGATTCCTATGCCTCGGGGGAGGGCAATCCGGTCGTCAACGGATTGTATTTCCTCAGGTCGCCGGAGTGGGCCTATTCTCCGGATCCGGCCATGAATCTCCAGAACGCCAAGGCTCACCGGTCGACCCTTTCCGCCCCGGCTCAATTTGCCCTGGCTCTTGAAAAGAGCGATCCGCACACGTCAGTCACCTTTATCTCGGTGGCTGATTCAGGGGCGACGATCGACGAGGGGCTGCTTGCACCGATGGCCAGCGTCGTCGACCCAGCTTACACGCTACCGGGTCAGATCGCGCAAGCTCGCCAGATCGTCGGCTCGCAACCCATCGATGTCCTGACGATTTCCATTGGGGGGAACGATATCGGTTTCTCGACCAGGATCGAAGATCTGGCCTCCAACACGCTCAACGAGACGACGCCATTGTCCGAGATCCAGAGTCAGGTGAGCACCGACCTGGCGACTCTCCCTCAGAAATACGAGTCGTTGGGCCAGGCGATCCAGGGCCTCGACCCCGACAAAGTCCTCATCACGCAGTACCCCGATCTGACCCGGAACCAGCGTGGTCAATTTGCCCCGATCAGATTTGCGGGCATCGAGGCCATCAGCAAGGCGAATGTCCAGTTCGCGTACCAGAACATCCTCCTCCCTCTCAACCAAAGCATCGCGACAGCGGCCGCCGCCAATGGCTGGACTGCCGTGGGGGATCCGAACGAGTCGTTCCGAACCCATGGATACTCCTCGACCGATTCCTGGTTCCGAAGTGTCGGAGAATCCCTGAGGTACGAGTCGGCCAGAATCGGCGCTTTTCATCCCAACGTCAAGGGACACCAGGCAATCGCTAACCAACTCCTTTCGGTGTACAGTCAGACAATAGTCTCGGCAAAGAATTAA
- a CDS encoding DUF4180 domain-containing protein → MELVTLEDGGLTIEEGQPGEAFITGPGDVDLIIEACFASGARAALLYAENLPVGLFDLSSCQAGSILQKLRQYRIRLAVVGGFERFSSRFGEMVAEESKGSDFRVFETREAAREWLLG, encoded by the coding sequence ATGGAACTGGTCACTCTCGAGGATGGCGGCCTGACAATCGAAGAAGGCCAGCCCGGCGAGGCCTTCATTACCGGCCCCGGCGACGTCGACCTCATCATCGAAGCCTGCTTCGCGTCCGGTGCCCGCGCAGCACTCCTCTACGCGGAGAACCTGCCCGTCGGGCTCTTCGACCTCAGCTCCTGTCAAGCCGGTTCCATCCTCCAGAAGCTGCGGCAGTACCGCATCCGTCTGGCGGTCGTGGGCGGTTTCGAGCGCTTCAGCTCCCGCTTCGGCGAGATGGTCGCCGAGGAGAGCAAGGGCAGCGACTTTAGGGTGTTCGAGACGCGGGAGGCGGCGAGGGAGTGGTTGCTGGGGTAA
- a CDS encoding ester cyclase produces the protein MNAKDVLLAWVDAFNRRDADALIPLYHPDATNHQVAAGEPVVGRDAIISDSRGFFAAFPDSYTTLEAMHQDGDFVMIEWSGGATWRGEFSRRQPNGKTFKLRGCGFFHVVEGQIRYQQGYWDRACWILQLGIPIE, from the coding sequence ATGAACGCCAAAGACGTGCTGCTTGCCTGGGTCGATGCGTTCAACCGACGGGACGCGGATGCCCTGATTCCCCTCTACCATCCTGACGCGACGAACCACCAAGTGGCAGCCGGGGAGCCCGTGGTCGGGCGCGATGCCATCATCAGCGACTCGCGGGGATTCTTCGCGGCCTTCCCGGATAGCTACACGACCTTGGAGGCCATGCACCAGGACGGGGATTTTGTCATGATCGAATGGTCGGGTGGGGCGACATGGCGAGGAGAATTCTCAAGAAGACAACCGAACGGGAAGACGTTCAAGCTCAGGGGTTGCGGCTTCTTTCACGTCGTCGAGGGGCAGATCCGGTACCAGCAAGGGTACTGGGACCGGGCTTGTTGGATCTTGCAACTCGGCATCCCGATTGAGTGA
- a CDS encoding alpha/beta hydrolase, with the protein MNRLICLIALAWAPIANSQAPSEIPLYPGTAPGSEKWDWQEKSVTTGNGLPIVTDVVKPVLIHYPAEKGKAVGTAMIVAPGGGFRALMMSYEGADIAKRLNAMGVDAFVLKYRLVHNAPGAPTREEVVKLAAEDGRQAVKFVREKADEFGYQPERVGMIGFSAGGMVTSEALFGPKETRPDFVALIYGIREIKEIPDPAPPLFLAVAADDAGFVAQSVDLFTAYRKAKGQAELHVFQSGAHGFVNKGGGADHFMDRLEEWLRVNKLLMKPGDGK; encoded by the coding sequence ATGAACCGATTGATCTGCCTGATCGCCCTCGCATGGGCCCCGATAGCTAACTCTCAGGCGCCTTCAGAGATTCCCCTATACCCTGGTACTGCCCCGGGTTCGGAGAAATGGGACTGGCAGGAGAAGTCCGTCACCACGGGCAACGGCCTGCCGATCGTCACAGACGTCGTGAAGCCTGTCCTGATCCACTATCCGGCCGAGAAGGGCAAGGCCGTGGGAACGGCCATGATCGTCGCCCCCGGCGGCGGGTTCCGCGCCCTGATGATGAGCTACGAAGGGGCGGATATCGCCAAACGGCTCAACGCGATGGGCGTCGATGCCTTCGTCCTGAAATACCGGCTCGTTCACAATGCCCCGGGGGCCCCCACGAGGGAGGAAGTCGTCAAGCTGGCGGCCGAGGACGGACGACAGGCTGTGAAGTTTGTCCGAGAAAAGGCCGACGAGTTCGGCTACCAACCGGAGCGGGTCGGCATGATCGGCTTCTCGGCGGGTGGCATGGTCACGTCCGAGGCGCTCTTCGGTCCGAAGGAAACGCGGCCGGACTTCGTGGCGCTCATTTACGGGATTCGCGAGATAAAGGAGATCCCGGACCCCGCACCGCCGCTCTTCCTGGCGGTCGCGGCCGATGATGCCGGTTTCGTCGCCCAGTCGGTCGATCTGTTCACCGCCTACCGCAAGGCGAAGGGGCAGGCCGAGCTGCACGTCTTCCAGTCGGGCGCGCACGGCTTCGTGAACAAGGGCGGCGGAGCCGACCACTTCATGGACCGGCTTGAGGAGTGGCTGCGGGTTAACAAGCTTCTGATGAAGCCCGGGGATGGCAAGTGA
- a CDS encoding SecY-interacting protein Syd produces MGEVKRILAELMERDVGQRREHDPEWPSPCEYGEIDSEGMTRWRPVEMIPPPDFRDVEEATGVVLSQDIREVFGSYHGWTEKSGFRGMSVSLYTSWNPEEFANFKRKIIQHIRLCPSIPALLSVYFANTDSDPFYSVDLATGEILLEEPDWPRTTVIAPSLAAFLSEL; encoded by the coding sequence ATGGGCGAGGTGAAGCGCATACTCGCGGAACTCATGGAACGGGACGTCGGCCAGCGGCGTGAGCACGACCCCGAATGGCCCTCGCCGTGCGAATACGGTGAGATTGATAGCGAGGGAATGACCCGTTGGCGGCCGGTCGAGATGATCCCGCCGCCCGACTTCCGCGACGTCGAGGAAGCGACCGGTGTGGTCTTGTCCCAAGACATCAGGGAGGTCTTCGGCAGCTACCACGGCTGGACGGAGAAGAGTGGGTTTCGGGGAATGTCGGTCTCGCTCTATACGAGCTGGAACCCGGAAGAATTCGCGAACTTCAAGCGGAAGATTATCCAGCACATCCGGCTCTGTCCGTCGATCCCTGCACTCTTGAGCGTCTATTTCGCCAATACCGACTCCGACCCTTTCTACAGCGTCGATCTCGCGACGGGAGAGATCTTGCTGGAGGAACCCGACTGGCCACGGACGACGGTAATCGCCCCCTCGCTTGCGGCCTTCCTCAGCGAGCTATAG
- a CDS encoding transposase yields MTLSRVVRQTLVGVIGLPLLARLYVRKADVPKLPELAKILFRTKLRQAAEMLTAMASGLPKSDHRPRVVVDGAYANREFLKPAFMAGFDVVARLRKDAALTDLPPVLAPGTKRARGRPPIYGKNVVSLAKRAGQKRGWAELKSTTASGREVTECFKTFLATWRPAGEVIRG; encoded by the coding sequence GTGACCCTCAGCCGAGTCGTGCGTCAGACCCTCGTCGGCGTCATCGGCCTGCCGCTGCTGGCCCGGTTGTACGTCCGTAAGGCCGATGTCCCCAAGCTCCCCGAGCTGGCCAAGATCCTCTTCCGCACCAAGCTTCGGCAGGCCGCCGAGATGCTCACGGCCATGGCCTCGGGGCTGCCCAAGTCCGATCACCGACCCCGGGTTGTCGTCGATGGCGCCTATGCCAACCGGGAGTTCCTCAAGCCGGCCTTCATGGCCGGCTTCGACGTCGTGGCCCGACTCCGCAAGGACGCCGCCCTCACGGACCTACCACCCGTCCTGGCGCCGGGGACCAAGCGGGCCCGTGGCCGCCCGCCGATCTACGGCAAGAATGTCGTGAGCCTGGCCAAACGAGCCGGCCAGAAGCGAGGCTGGGCCGAGCTGAAGAGCACCACCGCCTCGGGCCGAGAGGTGACCGAGTGTTTCAAGACGTTCCTGGCGACGTGGCGACCGGCCGGCGAGGTGATCCGGGGGTGA
- a CDS encoding transposase — translation MSAWILLDSWRGWVAALAVPLHRRLAWRLPIVVTGLVLASGRRTATSWWRVARIATGLRSYYYFLDAVGHNADAIALVLLRLVAREVLDSKPLLFALDDTPTRRYGPKVQGAGIHHNPTPGTAGSRFL, via the coding sequence GTGTCTGCCTGGATCTTGCTCGACTCGTGGCGGGGCTGGGTCGCCGCCCTGGCCGTCCCGTTGCATCGCCGGCTCGCCTGGCGGCTGCCGATCGTCGTCACCGGCCTGGTCCTGGCCTCGGGCCGACGCACCGCCACGAGTTGGTGGCGAGTCGCCCGGATCGCCACGGGCTTGAGGTCCTATTACTACTTCCTCGATGCCGTGGGACACAACGCCGACGCCATCGCCCTGGTGCTGCTGCGTCTCGTCGCCCGGGAGGTCCTCGACTCGAAACCGTTGCTCTTCGCCCTGGATGACACGCCCACCAGGCGGTACGGCCCCAAGGTCCAGGGGGCCGGCATCCACCACAACCCCACCCCGGGGACGGCCGGCTCGAGGTTCCTCTAG